The sequence GCACCACGGCGAGGGCCGATCCCGCGGCACGGGCCGGACCGGCGGTGAGGGCCGATCCCTCGGTACGGGCCGGACCGGCGGTGAGGGCCGGTCCCGTGGCATGGGCCGGTCCCGCGGCGAGGGCCAGCAGGGCGGCGCCGCCGAGAACCGTGGCGAGGGCGGGGCGGACAGACATGGATACCTCCAGGTTTGCACCGTTTCGGGGGCCTCCACTGGTACCCGTCACCCACCCCGGCGGGCGTGACCGTCACCCGGGCGGTGGCGCGTCACGGCAGTACGGCGAACCCGTCCAGCTCCACCAGCGCCGATTCGTCCCACAGTCGTACGACCTGAACGACGGCCATCGCCGGATAGTCCCGGCCCGCCGCCGCGCGCCACAGCCGCCCCAGTTCCCGTGCCTGCGCCCGGTACGCGGCGACGTCCGTGGCGTACACCGTGACCCGGGCCAGATCCGCGGGCGTGCCGCCGGCCGCGCGCAGGGCGGCGAGCAGATTGCCCAGCGCCCGCTCGAACTGCTCGGCCAGGGTGTCGCCGGTGATCTTCCCGTCGGCGTCGAGCGCGGTCTGCCCGGCGAGGAACACCACCGTGGACCCGGTCGCGACGACGGCGTGCGAGAACCCCGTGGGCGGGGCCAGCTCGGGCGGGTTGACGCGTTCGGTGGTCACCGGGCCTCCTGGTCCTGAGCGGCGTACAACTCCTTGGCGATGATGCCCCGCTGGACCTCGCTGGCGCCCTCGTAGATGCGCGGCGCCCGCACCTCGCGGTAGAGGTGTTCCAGCAGATGGCCGTGTTCGAGGGCGCGCGCGCCGTGCAACTGCACGGCGGTGTCGACGACATACTGCGCGGTCTCCGTCGCGAGCAGCTTGGCCATCGCGGAGCGGCGGGGCACATCGGGCGCGCCCTCGTCGTACGCGCTCGCCGCCGCGTACACCATCAGCCGGGCCGCCTCGGTGCGCAGCGCCATCTCCGCGACCTGGTGCGACACCGCCTGGAGATCCATCAACCGGCCCTTGAACGCCTGCCGTTGACGGGTGTGCGCGAGGGTCGCGTCCAGCGCGGCCTGCGCCATGCCGACCGCGAACGCCCCGACGCTGGGCCGGAAGAGGTTGAGTGTCCCCATCGCGACGGCGAAGCCCCGGCCGACCTCGCCGAGCACGTCGTCGGAGGTGACGGGCACCGCGTCGAAGTCGAGGGCGCCGATGGGGTGCGGGGAGATCATCTCCAGTGCGCGGCCGGTGAGTCCGGGCCGGTCGGCGGGGACGAGGAACGCCGTCACGCCCCGGGCGCCGGCGCGGGGCGCGGTGCGCGCGAAGACGGTGTAGAAGTCGGCCTCGGGCGCGTTGGAGATCCAACACTTCTCCCCCGTAAGACGCCACTGCCCCGGTCCGCGCTCCTCGGCCGCGAGCGCCAGCGCGGCGGCGTCCGAGCCGGCGCCGGGCTCGCTCAGCGCGAAGGCCGCGACCGCGCCGCCCTCGGCGACCCGGGGCAGCCAGCGCTCCCGCTGGGCCGGGCTGCCGTGCGCGTGCACGGGGTGGGCGCCGAGCCCCTGGAGGGCGAGCGCGGTCTCCGCCTCCGTACAGCCCTGCGCCAACGACTCCCGCATCAGGCACAGATCGAGCGCTCCGGATGTGAACAGCTTGGTGAGCAGGCCGAGTTGACCCAGCTCGGCCAGCAGGGGCCGGTTGACACGGCCGGGGGCGCCCTTGTCGGCGAGCGGGCGCAGCCGTTCGGCGGCGAGCGCCCGAAGTCGCGCGCACCAGGCCAGCCGCTCGGGTTCGAGTGAGAATGCGGGCACTGCCGGTCCTCCCTCCGGGACGGACCACGGCGACCGTCCACCCGTACGACGTTATCGCGCACAGTTGACTGCCGTCACCAACACGATACGCTCCCTTCACGAGCCCGCCAGGAATGCCCGTCCGGACGTCCGTCACGGCAAAGGGGCGACGCCATGCATCTCTCGGCCCACGTGGACACCTTCGCGCGCGACCATCTCCCGCCGCCACAGGAGTGGCCCGAGCTGCGCTTCGACCTGCCGGAGCTGCGCTATCCGGCCCGGCTGAACTGCGCGGTGGAACTCCTCGGCCACGCCGACGGCACCCGCCCGGCCTTCCGCACCCCGGACGGGTCCCTATGGACGTACGACGAGCTGCGCGCCCGGGTCGACCGGGTCGCGCATCTGCTCACCGGCGAGCTGGGCGTCGTACCCGGCAACCGGGTGCTGCTGCGCGGCCCCACCACCCCCTGGCTCGCGGCCTGCTGGCTCGCGGTGCTGAAGGCGGGCGCGGTCGCCGTCACCGTGCTGGCCCAGCAGCGCCCGCACGAACTGGCGACCATCTGCGAGATCGCCCGGGTGGGCCACGCGCTGTGCGACGTCCGCGCGGTGGACGACCTGGCGAAGGCCGGGATACCCGGGCTGCGCATCACCACGTACGGCGGCGACACCCCTGACGACCTGCTGCGCCGCGCCGCGCCCGGGACCCCCTACCCCGCGGTCGACACCGCCTGCGACGACGTCGCCCTGATCGCCTTCACCTCGGGCACCACGGGACGCCCGAAGGGATGCATGCACTTCCACCGGGACGTGCTGGCCGTCGCCGACACCTTCTCCCGGCACGTCCTGCGCCCCCGCCCCGACGACGTCTTCGCGGGCAGCCCCCCGCTCGGCTTCACCTTCGGCCTCGGCGGCCTGGTGATCTTCCCGCTGCGGGCCGGCGCGAGCGCCCTCCTGCTGGAGCAGTCCGGCCCCCGCCGGCTCCTCCCGGCGATAGCCGAGCACCGCGTCTCGGTCCTGTTCACCGCCCCGACCGCCTACCG is a genomic window of Streptomyces sp. WP-1 containing:
- a CDS encoding RidA family protein, giving the protein MTTERVNPPELAPPTGFSHAVVATGSTVVFLAGQTALDADGKITGDTLAEQFERALGNLLAALRAAGGTPADLARVTVYATDVAAYRAQARELGRLWRAAAGRDYPAMAVVQVVRLWDESALVELDGFAVLP
- a CDS encoding acyl-CoA dehydrogenase family protein, with amino-acid sequence MPAFSLEPERLAWCARLRALAAERLRPLADKGAPGRVNRPLLAELGQLGLLTKLFTSGALDLCLMRESLAQGCTEAETALALQGLGAHPVHAHGSPAQRERWLPRVAEGGAVAAFALSEPGAGSDAAALALAAEERGPGQWRLTGEKCWISNAPEADFYTVFARTAPRAGARGVTAFLVPADRPGLTGRALEMISPHPIGALDFDAVPVTSDDVLGEVGRGFAVAMGTLNLFRPSVGAFAVGMAQAALDATLAHTRQRQAFKGRLMDLQAVSHQVAEMALRTEAARLMVYAAASAYDEGAPDVPRRSAMAKLLATETAQYVVDTAVQLHGARALEHGHLLEHLYREVRAPRIYEGASEVQRGIIAKELYAAQDQEAR
- a CDS encoding AMP-binding protein: MHLSAHVDTFARDHLPPPQEWPELRFDLPELRYPARLNCAVELLGHADGTRPAFRTPDGSLWTYDELRARVDRVAHLLTGELGVVPGNRVLLRGPTTPWLAACWLAVLKAGAVAVTVLAQQRPHELATICEIARVGHALCDVRAVDDLAKAGIPGLRITTYGGDTPDDLLRRAAPGTPYPAVDTACDDVALIAFTSGTTGRPKGCMHFHRDVLAVADTFSRHVLRPRPDDVFAGSPPLGFTFGLGGLVIFPLRAGASALLLEQSGPRRLLPAIAEHRVSVLFTAPTAYRAMLDELDGHDVSSLRRCVSAGENLPAATWRAWHERTGVRIINGIGATELLHIFVSAADDGTRPGATGVPVPGWQARVQHPDGTPLPDGEPGLLAVRGPVGCRYLADPRQRQYVRGGWNITGDTYVRGPDGYFRYVARADDMIISAGYNIAGPEVEDALLRHPDVMETAVVGRPDEVRGQVVVAYAVLREGARRDPEALRAFLTAELAPYKCPREFVFLSALPRTATGKLQRFRLRTPSDQQ